Proteins encoded in a region of the Elaeis guineensis isolate ETL-2024a chromosome 7, EG11, whole genome shotgun sequence genome:
- the LOC140859202 gene encoding uncharacterized protein: MAARQGIDRQREGAEVYHGVELCKKKSLELLGEIHLPKGLLPLSGLEEVGYNRATGFVWMKQRKGSQHVFKKIGRTVSYATEVTAFVEDWRMKRVTGVKTKELLIWVSLSDMYIDDGDHTKITFKTTTGIGRSYPVAAFEDEEEEEAKK, translated from the coding sequence ATGGCGGCGCGGCAGGGGATCGACAGGCAGAGGGAGGGGGCGGAGGTTTACCACGGGGTGGAGCTGTGCAAGAAGAAATCGTTGGAGCTGCTTGGGGAGATCCACCTGCCCAAGGGGCTGCTGCCGCTGAGCGGGCTGGAGGAGGTGGGGTACAACCGGGCGACGGGGTTCGTGTGGATGAAGCAGAGGAAGGGGAGCCAGCACGTGTTCAAGAAGATCGGGAGGACGGTGTCGTACGCGACGGAGGTGACGGCCTTCGTGGAGGACTGGCGGATGAAGCGGGTGACCGGGGTCAAGACCAAGGAGCTTCTCATCTGGGTCTCCCTCTCCGACATGTACATCGACGATGGCGATCACACCAAGATCACCTTCAAGACCACCACCGGGATCGGGAGATCATACCCTGTCGCCGCCTTCgaggacgaggaggaggaggaagcgaAGAAGTGA